Proteins from one Myxococcales bacterium genomic window:
- a CDS encoding Hsp70 family protein — MTVVGIDLGTTNTVVGVVKDGHAAALADEAGDRLIPSVVSFHPSGNVLVGKPAKERRLVDATNTVYSIKRLIGRSWDSEEVRKARERFPFEMREGPGQAALVVARGQSYTLPEISAFVLRRAKAIAETALGGHVEKAVITVPANFNDLQRAATKVAGRVAGLEVLRILNEPTAAALAYGYGKSTNERIAVYDFGGGTFDVTLLDLSENVFEVLATAGNTFLGGDDIDLELAERMATAFLQKHRIDPRGDPQAFERLRAAAEELKIRLSRENEVTLHLAEIAHGPGGKSLDLEFRMTRGDFEGMVGPIVERTFEVCREAMNIARLSSGDFDQVLLVGGSTRIPLVRQSVEAFFKRPVLGHISPDEVVAIGAAIQAAALTGATERRRDLPPAPAPAARGPIARRGNTWPPNNAQSPPMSAEPGTEPYGGRSRSPTSPGVQADSGARQLPAGAAQRVVVPGEGRPRVPTGAGVAPPPGTEPPGTVAGLGARGRTPTGPGLGPEAAAARARVQTNTLSSAESAAEKARRMTDPGIGSDGPSQIVPPTKGPINLPGLDDPTAEAGHIASFLARYASTPQKPRTTQPQGPIVTPKEESVSYRLSEDDIQYEDPSALQAPNTAQLRRMAGPQSTDEVTEVHKRRTGSRVSIDEQALPLPSIPDDEDMTMDTATSPQAQAPFGGTMRMPQQPPPPPARGLPGSLATPTSPNPALAGMPGPTPGPFGQPNTLVSPATSGPGGMPAPGAPSPFGGSAPPAFQHAFPPPPHAHTSPFGSPEPQAPPAEQWAPPLGVAAGIAGIGAAANPVIQQMPGGAGTPLLVDVTPLTLTVETVHGYCDPVIGRNSPVPCERSRTFVTAADNQTTVRVRVAQGESKLFRENTLLGEVELSGLRGAARGQVKIDVVFGLDTDGILNVRAVDVATGHEARVTVRLVAVPDMGNVAEMAARNAAMPMMS; from the coding sequence ATGACGGTTGTTGGAATCGATCTGGGCACGACAAACACGGTGGTCGGAGTGGTCAAGGACGGCCATGCCGCCGCGCTCGCCGACGAGGCGGGCGACCGGCTGATCCCGTCCGTGGTCTCGTTTCATCCCAGCGGCAACGTGCTCGTTGGCAAGCCAGCCAAGGAGCGACGCCTCGTCGACGCCACGAACACCGTCTACTCGATCAAGCGACTGATCGGTCGGAGCTGGGACAGCGAAGAGGTGCGCAAAGCCCGCGAGCGGTTCCCGTTCGAGATGCGCGAAGGGCCGGGTCAGGCGGCGCTCGTCGTCGCTCGCGGCCAGTCCTACACCCTGCCGGAGATCAGCGCGTTCGTGCTGCGCCGGGCCAAGGCCATCGCCGAGACCGCGCTCGGCGGCCACGTCGAGAAGGCCGTGATCACGGTACCCGCGAACTTCAACGATCTGCAGCGGGCCGCGACCAAGGTCGCCGGACGGGTCGCGGGTCTGGAGGTGCTGCGCATTCTCAACGAGCCGACGGCAGCGGCCCTCGCCTACGGCTACGGCAAATCGACCAACGAACGCATCGCCGTCTACGACTTCGGCGGTGGCACCTTCGACGTGACGCTGCTCGATCTCAGCGAGAACGTGTTCGAGGTGCTCGCGACCGCCGGCAATACCTTCCTGGGCGGCGACGACATCGATCTCGAGCTGGCCGAGCGCATGGCAACGGCGTTTCTGCAGAAACACCGGATTGACCCCCGGGGAGATCCCCAGGCGTTCGAGCGCCTGCGCGCCGCAGCGGAGGAGCTCAAGATCCGGCTGTCGCGCGAGAACGAGGTCACGCTGCACCTCGCGGAGATCGCTCACGGGCCAGGCGGCAAGTCCCTCGATCTCGAGTTTCGCATGACCCGCGGCGACTTCGAGGGCATGGTCGGCCCCATCGTCGAGCGCACGTTCGAGGTCTGCCGCGAGGCGATGAACATCGCGCGCCTCTCATCCGGCGACTTCGATCAGGTGCTCCTGGTGGGAGGCTCGACGCGCATCCCGCTGGTTCGCCAGAGCGTCGAGGCGTTCTTCAAACGACCGGTGCTCGGCCACATCAGCCCCGACGAGGTCGTGGCGATCGGCGCTGCGATTCAAGCGGCAGCGCTGACCGGCGCGACCGAGCGTCGTCGTGACCTACCGCCGGCGCCAGCCCCCGCCGCTCGCGGCCCCATCGCGCGCCGCGGCAACACATGGCCGCCGAATAACGCGCAGTCACCGCCGATGTCCGCGGAGCCGGGCACCGAGCCCTACGGCGGCAGGAGCCGCAGCCCGACGAGCCCCGGCGTTCAGGCCGACTCCGGCGCGCGACAGCTGCCGGCGGGCGCAGCGCAACGGGTCGTCGTGCCGGGCGAAGGTCGCCCGCGGGTCCCGACCGGCGCGGGAGTCGCACCGCCGCCGGGCACCGAGCCGCCGGGCACAGTGGCTGGGCTCGGCGCACGCGGGCGCACCCCGACCGGCCCAGGCCTGGGGCCCGAGGCCGCGGCCGCGCGGGCACGCGTGCAGACCAACACGTTGTCGAGCGCCGAAAGCGCGGCCGAAAAGGCGCGCCGCATGACGGATCCGGGCATTGGCTCGGACGGCCCGAGTCAGATTGTTCCGCCGACGAAGGGACCGATCAATCTCCCCGGACTCGACGATCCAACCGCGGAAGCCGGCCACATCGCGAGCTTCCTCGCGCGGTACGCCAGCACGCCCCAGAAGCCGCGCACGACCCAACCCCAGGGCCCGATCGTCACGCCCAAAGAGGAGAGTGTCTCGTATCGGTTGAGTGAGGACGACATCCAGTACGAAGATCCGAGCGCGCTCCAGGCACCCAACACGGCACAGCTGCGGCGCATGGCGGGGCCTCAGTCCACGGACGAGGTCACCGAGGTTCACAAACGCCGCACCGGCTCCCGTGTCTCCATCGACGAACAAGCGTTGCCGCTGCCGAGCATCCCGGACGACGAAGACATGACGATGGATACGGCGACCTCGCCCCAGGCGCAGGCTCCGTTCGGGGGCACGATGCGCATGCCCCAGCAGCCCCCTCCCCCGCCCGCGCGCGGCTTGCCCGGCTCGCTCGCAACGCCCACGTCACCGAACCCCGCACTGGCTGGAATGCCCGGGCCAACGCCCGGCCCCTTCGGCCAGCCCAACACGCTGGTGTCCCCTGCCACGAGCGGGCCCGGCGGCATGCCGGCCCCGGGTGCTCCGTCACCCTTCGGCGGCAGCGCGCCTCCCGCCTTCCAGCATGCGTTTCCACCGCCTCCGCACGCCCACACCTCGCCGTTCGGTTCTCCCGAACCACAGGCACCGCCGGCCGAACAGTGGGCTCCGCCGCTGGGCGTGGCAGCCGGGATCGCGGGTATTGGCGCCGCCGCGAACCCCGTCATTCAACAGATGCCAGGCGGCGCCGGGACACCGCTCCTGGTCGACGTCACGCCGCTCACGCTCACGGTGGAGACCGTGCACGGCTACTGCGATCCGGTGATCGGTCGAAACTCACCCGTCCCATGCGAACGAAGCCGCACGTTCGTGACCGCCGCCGACAACCAGACAACCGTGCGTGTGCGAGTTGCCCAGGGCGAGTCCAAGCTATTCCGAGAGAACACGCTGCTCGGCGAGGTGGAGCTCTCCGGGCTTCGCGGAGCTGCACGCGGGCAGGTGAAGATCGACGTGGTCTTCGGCCTCGACACGGACGGCATCCTCAACGTGCGAGCCGTCGACGTCGCGACGGGGCACGAAGCGCGCGTCACCGTGCGTCTCGTCGCAGTCCCGGACATGGGTAACGTCGCGGAGATGGCCGCGCGTAACGCCGCGATGCCGATGATGTCATGA
- a CDS encoding methionyl-tRNA formyltransferase has translation MRSVFFGTPAIAIPALRALHQTSELVAVVCQPDRPSGRGLAQSEPAVKIAARELGVEVHQPLRVKTELDQWLREREVDVAVVLAYGRILPESVLQAPRRGAMNLHASLLPKLRGAAPINWAIVRGETETGVSLMQMDVGLDTGPVFSRRSLPIAADENAGELAARIAELCAVMVRVDLPRAVSGELSAERQDEAQATHAPLITKENTRIDWNASAAEVVNLIRGMAPRPGAHTQIKQKHLRITASRPAREPVEAPPGSVLLGIGRELLVATGVGGVEIVRAQLEGKRELAASDLLNGRTLVAGDHLGT, from the coding sequence ATCCGCAGCGTTTTCTTCGGCACTCCGGCCATCGCGATCCCGGCCCTTCGAGCGCTCCACCAGACCTCGGAGCTGGTCGCGGTGGTCTGTCAGCCCGATCGCCCGAGCGGTCGGGGCCTAGCCCAGAGCGAGCCCGCCGTGAAAATTGCCGCCCGGGAGCTGGGCGTCGAGGTCCACCAACCCCTGCGTGTGAAGACCGAGCTCGACCAGTGGTTGCGGGAGCGAGAGGTCGATGTCGCCGTCGTCCTAGCCTACGGGCGCATCCTCCCCGAGTCCGTGCTCCAGGCGCCACGCCGGGGCGCCATGAACCTGCACGCATCCCTCCTGCCCAAGCTCCGCGGTGCCGCGCCGATCAACTGGGCCATCGTGCGCGGCGAGACCGAGACCGGTGTCAGCCTCATGCAGATGGACGTGGGGCTGGACACGGGCCCGGTCTTCAGTCGCCGGAGTCTGCCCATCGCAGCGGACGAAAACGCCGGTGAGCTGGCCGCCCGCATCGCCGAGCTGTGCGCCGTGATGGTCCGGGTCGATCTGCCGCGAGCCGTGTCCGGTGAGCTGTCGGCAGAGCGCCAGGACGAAGCCCAAGCCACTCACGCGCCCCTCATCACCAAGGAAAATACGCGCATCGACTGGAACGCGAGCGCCGCCGAAGTGGTGAACCTGATTCGGGGCATGGCACCCCGGCCCGGAGCGCACACCCAGATCAAGCAGAAACACCTGCGGATCACCGCCTCGCGTCCGGCGCGGGAGCCGGTCGAGGCGCCTCCCGGGAGCGTGCTGCTCGGGATCGGGCGGGAGCTCCTGGTTGCCACCGGCGTCGGGGGCGTCGAAATCGTGCGCGCGCAGCTCGAGGGGAAACGGGAGCTCGCGGCGTCGGACTTGCTGAATGGGCGGACCCTGGTGGCGGGCGATCACCTGGGAACGTGA